One window of Streptomyces sp. SUK 48 genomic DNA carries:
- a CDS encoding helix-turn-helix transcriptional regulator, with amino-acid sequence MKDEESGNRLGAYLRARRELVSPAQAGLPPGGNRRVPGLRREEVALLAGISPDYYLRLERGRDKNPSPQVLESLARVLRLDDIERTYLLGLAAARPRAPRRKRPEHVPARVHQLLAHLQIPAFVEGRAFDVLASNPMALALSPRLRPGQNRLRSLLLDPEERAFHEDWTKATADFVAALRTTVGDDTDDPRFVELVGELALSSQRFRTLWARHDVRSLDGGTTTVHHPVVGELRLHRDKLPVDDVILVVYYPDKDSDSDEKLRLLAALTG; translated from the coding sequence ATGAAGGACGAGGAATCCGGCAACCGGCTCGGCGCCTATCTGCGCGCCCGGCGTGAGCTGGTCTCCCCGGCGCAGGCCGGACTCCCGCCCGGCGGCAACCGGCGGGTACCCGGGCTGCGCCGCGAGGAGGTCGCCCTGCTCGCCGGAATCAGCCCCGACTACTACCTGCGCCTGGAGCGCGGCCGCGACAAGAACCCCTCACCGCAGGTCCTCGAATCGCTCGCCCGCGTCCTGCGGCTCGACGACATCGAGCGGACGTATCTGCTCGGCCTCGCCGCGGCACGCCCGCGCGCGCCGCGCCGCAAGCGCCCCGAGCATGTACCGGCGCGCGTGCACCAGCTGCTCGCCCACCTCCAGATCCCCGCGTTCGTGGAGGGCCGCGCGTTCGACGTCCTGGCCTCCAACCCCATGGCCCTCGCGCTCTCCCCGCGCCTGCGGCCCGGCCAGAACCGGCTGCGCTCCCTCCTCCTCGACCCCGAGGAACGGGCCTTCCACGAGGACTGGACGAAGGCCACCGCCGACTTCGTCGCCGCCCTGCGCACCACCGTCGGGGACGACACCGACGACCCCCGGTTCGTCGAGCTCGTCGGCGAACTCGCCCTCTCCAGCCAGCGGTTCCGCACCCTGTGGGCCCGGCACGACGTCCGGAGCCTGGACGGCGGTACGACCACCGTCCACCACCCCGTCGTCGGTGAACTGCGCCTGCACCGGGACAAGCTCCCCGTGGACGACGTCATCCTCGTCGTCTACTACCCCGACAAGGACAGCGACAGCGACGAGAAACTGCGGCTGCTCGCCGCGCTGACGGGGTAG
- a CDS encoding SDR family oxidoreductase: protein MASTPDKTLNGKVAFVGGASRNLGGLISTTLGAEGALVAVHYNSESSRAKAEDVVAQINAGPGEAFAVQADLTKVAEVERVFEEVLDRFGKLDYSINTAGMVLKKPLTEITEEEYDRMFAVNSKAAFFVMREAARRIDDGGKIITVVTSLLAAYTGLYSVYAGSKAPVEHFTRALSKELFGRNISVNAIAPGPMDTSFFYPAEDDDSVAYHKSSAMNGELTKIDDIVPWVRHLLTDGWWANGQTIFLNGGYTTR from the coding sequence ATGGCCAGTACCCCGGACAAGACGCTCAACGGCAAGGTCGCCTTCGTCGGCGGCGCGTCCCGCAATCTCGGCGGGCTGATCAGCACGACCCTCGGCGCCGAGGGTGCCCTGGTCGCGGTGCACTACAACAGCGAGTCCTCCCGGGCCAAGGCCGAGGACGTCGTCGCGCAGATCAACGCGGGCCCGGGCGAGGCGTTCGCCGTCCAGGCCGATCTGACGAAGGTCGCCGAGGTGGAGCGGGTCTTCGAAGAGGTCCTGGACCGGTTCGGCAAGCTCGACTACAGCATCAACACCGCCGGCATGGTGCTGAAGAAACCGCTCACCGAGATCACCGAGGAGGAGTACGACCGGATGTTCGCGGTCAACTCCAAGGCCGCGTTCTTCGTGATGCGCGAGGCGGCCCGCCGGATCGACGACGGCGGGAAGATCATCACGGTCGTCACCTCGCTGCTCGCCGCGTACACCGGCCTGTACTCCGTGTACGCGGGCAGCAAGGCCCCGGTCGAGCACTTCACCCGCGCCCTGTCGAAGGAACTGTTCGGCCGGAACATCTCGGTCAACGCCATCGCTCCCGGCCCGATGGACACCTCGTTCTTCTACCCCGCCGAGGACGACGACTCCGTCGCCTACCACAAGTCCTCCGCGATGAACGGCGAGCTCACCAAGATCGACGACATCGTGCCGTGGGTCCGCCATCTGCTGACCGACGGATGGTGGGCCAACGGCCAGACGATCTTCCTCAACGGCGGGTACACCACCCGCTGA
- a CDS encoding polyketide cyclase — MWDYEHSIETSATPEAIWRVWADVENWGTWNAEIEKIEINGPFAAGTQITMTPPGDDPVLLLIAEAVEDELFVDEARFNGLLLRTTHRIDRIDQDRIRVVYRMEITGAGADEVGPQIGPGITADWPDTMAALVKLALR, encoded by the coding sequence ATGTGGGACTACGAGCACAGCATCGAGACCAGCGCCACCCCCGAGGCGATCTGGCGGGTCTGGGCCGACGTCGAGAACTGGGGCACCTGGAACGCCGAGATCGAGAAGATCGAAATTAATGGCCCGTTCGCGGCAGGCACGCAGATCACGATGACGCCGCCCGGGGACGACCCGGTACTGCTGCTCATCGCCGAGGCGGTCGAAGACGAACTGTTCGTCGACGAGGCCAGATTCAACGGCCTGCTGCTGCGCACCACCCACCGCATCGACCGGATCGACCAAGACCGGATCCGGGTGGTGTACCGGATGGAGATCACCGGTGCCGGCGCCGACGAGGTCGGCCCGCAGATCGGCCCGGGCATCACCGCCGACTGGCCCGACACGATGGCCGCGCTGGTCAAGCTGGCTCTGCGCTGA
- a CDS encoding cytochrome P450, translating into MTEEQPLVLDPTGSDHHAEHRALYARGAATPVDILGVTAWSVSDPDLLKQLLTRASVSKDARAHWPAFAVTVPTWPLALWVAVDNMFTAYGGDHRRLRRLIAPAFSARRIAALTPVVETLVAGILDELAALPAGEVVDLRERLAYPLPIAVIGRMMGLSAARSSGLRTVVDRVFATTLSAEEATANTAALYGLFDELIAEKRASPGDDMTSLLIATRDEEGDGGCLTDAELRGTLVLMISAGYETTVNVIDHAVTSLLTDPAQPAHVDSGRCGWDDVVEETLRHESAIKHLPMRFAVQDIPLPDGRTIRAGEAILASYAAANRHPDRHGADADRFDATRTTKDHLAFGHGVHFCLGAPLARLEVAAALRQLFTRFPDVRLAVPAEELRPLPTLISNGHTSLPVRLRPVPAGGRAGT; encoded by the coding sequence GTGACCGAAGAGCAGCCTCTCGTCCTCGACCCCACCGGTTCCGACCACCATGCCGAGCACCGGGCGCTGTACGCCCGCGGCGCGGCCACCCCCGTGGACATCCTCGGGGTGACCGCGTGGTCCGTCTCCGATCCCGACCTCCTGAAGCAGCTCCTGACCCGTGCCTCCGTCTCCAAGGACGCGCGAGCGCACTGGCCGGCCTTCGCCGTCACGGTCCCCACCTGGCCACTCGCCCTCTGGGTGGCCGTCGACAACATGTTCACCGCCTACGGCGGCGATCACCGGCGGCTGCGCCGGCTGATCGCACCGGCCTTCTCGGCCCGCCGTATCGCCGCCCTGACGCCCGTCGTGGAGACCCTGGTCGCCGGCATCCTCGACGAGCTGGCGGCGCTCCCGGCCGGCGAAGTGGTGGACCTGCGCGAGCGGTTGGCCTACCCGCTGCCGATCGCGGTCATCGGCCGGATGATGGGGCTCTCCGCCGCCCGGTCGAGCGGGCTCCGTACCGTGGTGGACCGGGTGTTCGCCACCACCCTCTCCGCCGAGGAGGCCACCGCGAACACGGCCGCCCTCTACGGACTGTTCGACGAGTTGATCGCGGAGAAACGCGCCTCGCCCGGCGACGACATGACCTCGCTGCTGATCGCCACCCGCGACGAGGAGGGCGACGGCGGTTGTCTGACGGACGCCGAACTGCGCGGCACCCTGGTGCTGATGATCAGCGCCGGCTACGAGACGACCGTCAACGTCATCGACCACGCCGTCACGTCCCTGCTGACCGACCCGGCGCAGCCGGCCCACGTCGACAGCGGCCGGTGCGGCTGGGACGACGTGGTCGAGGAGACCCTGCGCCACGAGTCCGCCATCAAGCACCTGCCCATGCGCTTCGCGGTCCAGGACATCCCGCTGCCCGACGGGAGGACGATCCGGGCCGGGGAAGCGATCCTCGCCTCCTACGCCGCCGCCAACCGCCACCCGGACCGGCACGGCGCGGACGCCGACCGCTTCGACGCCACCCGGACCACCAAGGACCACCTGGCGTTCGGGCACGGCGTCCACTTCTGCCTCGGTGCCCCGCTCGCCCGCCTCGAAGTCGCCGCCGCCCTACGGCAGTTGTTCACCCGCTTCCCCGACGTCCGACTCGCGGTGCCCGCCGAGGAGCTGCGACCGCTCCCGACCTTGATCAGCAACGGGCACACGAGCCTGCCCGTCCGCCTGCGGCCGGTGCCCGCGGGCGGACGGGCGGGGACGTAG
- a CDS encoding SDR family NAD(P)-dependent oxidoreductase produces the protein MDLSQRTVLVVGGTSGIGRELARRFAAAGSTVAVAGRSPEALGELAGEGFGTFEVDVTDGSSVAAARDAVLARYPGLDTVVTMSGVMLMEDLRDPGHFEAARTTIDTNLLGTIRVIDAFTPHLVGRGAGTFVTVTSGIAFLPFPPMPSYAASKAAVHAYSEALRAQLDGTGVGVVELVPPAVATAGQEKVNPHALPLDAFATEVMELLSADPTPDEILVRGVLMHRWAERDGTYDDLVAQRSRALAMLPGRAG, from the coding sequence ATGGATCTCTCCCAGCGCACCGTTCTCGTCGTCGGCGGCACCTCCGGCATCGGACGGGAGCTGGCCCGGCGCTTCGCCGCGGCGGGCAGCACCGTGGCCGTCGCCGGCCGCAGCCCCGAGGCGCTCGGGGAACTGGCCGGGGAGGGCTTCGGCACGTTCGAGGTCGACGTCACCGACGGTTCCTCCGTCGCCGCCGCCCGGGACGCCGTGCTCGCCCGGTACCCCGGGCTGGACACGGTGGTGACCATGTCGGGCGTCATGCTCATGGAGGACCTGCGCGATCCCGGGCACTTCGAGGCGGCGCGGACCACGATCGACACCAACCTGCTCGGCACCATCCGGGTGATCGACGCCTTCACCCCGCATCTGGTCGGGCGGGGCGCGGGCACCTTCGTCACCGTCACCTCGGGCATCGCCTTCCTGCCCTTCCCGCCCATGCCCAGCTACGCCGCCTCGAAGGCCGCGGTGCACGCCTACTCGGAGGCGCTGCGCGCACAGCTCGACGGCACCGGTGTCGGCGTCGTGGAACTCGTCCCCCCGGCCGTCGCCACGGCGGGCCAGGAGAAGGTGAACCCGCACGCGCTGCCGCTGGACGCCTTCGCCACCGAGGTCATGGAACTCCTCTCCGCCGACCCCACCCCCGACGAGATCCTCGTGCGGGGCGTCCTGATGCACCGCTGGGCCGAGCGCGACGGCACGTACGACGACCTCGTCGCCCAGCGCTCCCGGGCCCTGGCGATGCTCCCCGGGCGCGCGGGCTGA
- a CDS encoding HEXXH motif domain-containing protein gives MAVDATTTGDHLPYHRLSAAGLRALASGEGDGAVITELLRAERSRRLLLLRALRNGASESGTGPDDTGPDGTDAFAQGWDLLERAQRHAPEVCEDLLMSPNTGMWVSLAVRRLRGRVYEDAPHWVVMGHFAALAAAAAARAGLDFDITVPVRRGLVPLPTLGCAVLPDPGPWGTARVTGRAGRLRVTGASGAVEVPADPGRRAPDWIPVRRTTLGSGSRAKPLVLEELDPYRTFPHPSEPSLLPPAETAYWEASLAGAWDVLLRDDPQSTEAMRRGLMSVAPTPMRERFRPHSSTAGDAFGGVTASRPDDVAQLAATLVHEFQHTKLGGLMHLEPLTEPPADPETPEPLLYAPWRDDPRPLGGLLQGIYAFFGVTRFWRAHRHTTDPAYAPLAHFEFALWRTQVWATLNAVGGHERLTPVGRYVVERLTERCAAWMTEEVPATPLRLAEEAAADHHARWRAHHLRPPAKAVEEAVRAWRQGSGEAPPALAEEPLLVPDAGVRFSDSTAVLARYHLSDPGGDWRRPGGVGGADPAEIRLLHGEYAEARASFTERLSAEEAPVSAWPGLGRALAADPGRRAAADLLRHHPERARAVQDALRATTGRRADPVRLAAWLGA, from the coding sequence GTGGCCGTTGACGCCACGACGACGGGGGACCATCTGCCGTATCACCGGCTCTCGGCGGCCGGTCTGCGGGCACTCGCGTCCGGCGAGGGCGACGGCGCGGTCATCACGGAACTGCTGCGCGCGGAACGCAGCCGCAGACTCCTGCTGCTGCGGGCGCTGCGCAACGGAGCCTCCGAGAGCGGCACGGGACCGGACGACACCGGACCGGACGGCACGGATGCCTTCGCGCAAGGCTGGGACCTGCTGGAACGCGCCCAGCGGCACGCTCCCGAGGTGTGCGAGGACCTGCTGATGTCCCCGAACACCGGCATGTGGGTCTCCCTCGCGGTGCGCCGGCTCAGGGGCCGGGTCTACGAGGACGCGCCGCACTGGGTGGTCATGGGCCATTTCGCCGCCCTCGCGGCCGCCGCCGCGGCCCGCGCCGGGCTGGACTTCGACATCACCGTGCCCGTGCGCCGCGGCCTGGTGCCGCTGCCCACGCTGGGCTGCGCGGTCCTGCCGGACCCCGGACCATGGGGCACCGCCCGGGTCACGGGACGCGCCGGCCGGCTGCGCGTCACCGGTGCGAGCGGTGCCGTGGAGGTTCCCGCCGACCCCGGCCGGCGCGCGCCGGACTGGATACCGGTGCGCCGGACGACGCTGGGGTCCGGGAGCCGGGCGAAGCCCCTGGTGCTGGAGGAACTCGACCCCTACCGCACGTTCCCCCACCCGAGCGAGCCCAGCCTGCTGCCCCCGGCGGAGACGGCGTACTGGGAGGCATCGCTCGCCGGGGCATGGGACGTGCTGCTCCGCGACGATCCGCAGAGCACCGAGGCGATGCGCCGGGGCCTGATGTCGGTGGCGCCGACCCCCATGAGAGAAAGGTTTCGGCCGCATAGCAGCACGGCCGGCGACGCCTTCGGCGGGGTCACCGCGTCCCGTCCGGACGATGTCGCCCAGCTCGCCGCGACCCTCGTACACGAGTTCCAGCACACCAAGCTCGGCGGCCTGATGCACCTGGAGCCGCTGACCGAGCCGCCGGCGGATCCGGAGACACCCGAACCCCTGCTCTACGCCCCCTGGCGCGACGACCCCCGCCCGCTCGGCGGACTGCTCCAGGGCATCTACGCCTTCTTCGGCGTGACCCGCTTCTGGCGCGCCCACCGGCACACCACCGACCCGGCCTACGCCCCCCTCGCCCACTTCGAGTTCGCCCTCTGGCGCACCCAGGTGTGGGCCACGCTGAACGCGGTGGGCGGACACGAACGGCTCACCCCGGTCGGCCGGTACGTGGTCGAGCGCCTCACCGAGCGCTGCGCCGCGTGGATGACCGAGGAGGTTCCCGCGACGCCGCTGCGCCTGGCCGAGGAGGCCGCGGCCGACCACCACGCCCGCTGGCGCGCCCATCATCTGCGCCCACCGGCGAAGGCCGTCGAGGAAGCCGTTCGCGCCTGGCGACAGGGCTCCGGCGAAGCGCCGCCGGCACTCGCGGAGGAACCCCTGCTGGTCCCCGACGCCGGGGTCCGCTTCTCGGACAGCACGGCGGTCCTGGCCCGCTACCACCTCAGCGACCCCGGCGGAGACTGGCGGCGCCCCGGCGGCGTCGGCGGCGCCGACCCGGCCGAGATACGGCTGCTCCACGGTGAGTACGCCGAAGCCCGCGCGTCGTTCACCGAACGGCTGTCGGCCGAGGAGGCACCGGTGTCCGCCTGGCCCGGCCTCGGCCGCGCCCTCGCGGCCGATCCCGGCCGACGGGCCGCCGCCGACCTCCTCCGCCACCACCCGGAGCGCGCCCGCGCCGTACAGGACGCGTTGCGGGCGACGACCGGCCGCCGTGCCGACCCGGTGCGCCTCGCGGCCTGGCTGGGGGCCTGA
- a CDS encoding trypsin-like peptidase domain-containing protein: MRGPGEEGLDAARVAEVLVAGTPGRRGSGYRVGDGHVLTAAHVVAGAASVRVRFDADRPGEWSAPARVVLSAGVADVALLEIEDVPADRTGVGPPRYAAVPDADVVLPFSAMGFPRFKLRESGGEGERGGTPGRYRDSCHVTGTVSVLSNLREGTLELAVAAPPADPEPHRSPWEGMSGALVWCGGAVIGVVSAHHRADGLGRLAAGRVERWYASLSAAEAERMRRSAGLPPRTALGLADGVEGRRPAVGLAELPSDLPLRELAELVDALTAVPALRGGNGLGLVLDSISDRVAANSPRDPRLRMDVYGIVRTCLRYPGTLDQLLEAVRLLEGPSPEVDRMDGAAARLARFRG; encoded by the coding sequence GTGAGGGGACCGGGGGAAGAGGGGCTGGACGCGGCGCGCGTCGCCGAGGTGCTGGTGGCGGGGACGCCGGGGCGGCGGGGGTCCGGGTACCGGGTCGGGGACGGGCATGTGCTGACGGCCGCCCATGTCGTCGCGGGGGCGGCATCCGTACGGGTACGGTTCGACGCCGACCGCCCGGGGGAGTGGAGCGCCCCCGCACGGGTCGTCCTCTCGGCCGGGGTCGCCGATGTCGCGCTGCTGGAGATCGAGGACGTACCGGCGGACCGTACCGGCGTCGGCCCGCCGCGCTACGCCGCCGTACCGGACGCGGACGTGGTGCTGCCGTTCAGCGCGATGGGCTTTCCGCGGTTCAAGCTCCGCGAGAGCGGGGGCGAGGGCGAGCGCGGGGGCACGCCCGGCCGCTACCGGGACTCCTGCCATGTCACCGGCACCGTCTCGGTCCTGTCCAACCTCCGCGAGGGCACCCTGGAACTGGCGGTCGCCGCCCCGCCCGCCGACCCCGAGCCGCACCGCTCGCCCTGGGAGGGCATGTCGGGCGCGCTCGTGTGGTGCGGCGGCGCGGTGATCGGCGTGGTGAGCGCCCACCACCGGGCCGACGGACTGGGCCGGCTCGCGGCGGGGCGGGTGGAGCGGTGGTACGCGTCGCTGTCCGCCGCCGAGGCGGAGCGCATGCGGCGATCCGCGGGTCTGCCGCCCCGCACCGCGCTCGGCCTCGCCGACGGCGTCGAGGGCCGCCGTCCGGCCGTCGGCCTCGCGGAGCTGCCGTCCGATCTTCCGCTGCGCGAACTCGCCGAGCTGGTGGACGCGTTGACCGCCGTACCGGCACTGCGCGGCGGCAACGGCCTGGGACTCGTGCTGGACAGCATCAGCGACCGGGTGGCGGCCAACAGCCCCCGTGATCCCCGGCTGCGGATGGACGTCTACGGCATCGTGCGCACCTGTCTGCGCTATCCGGGCACCCTCGATCAACTCCTGGAAGCGGTAAGACTGTTGGAGGGGCCCTCGCCCGAAGTGGACCGGATGGACGGCGCGGCGGCCCGGCTGGCCCGGTTTCGCGGCTGA
- the fxsT gene encoding FxSxx-COOH system tetratricopeptide repeat protein, whose product MHDDDEQRPAKAARARREAARTLSRLGRPDGPHPVEAVLVVDAHPTMRVWDGAVQGDLVGELERSGRFTRVRVVRLLGTDETDPAQVRPEEPLGAPDAGARRVVLVLTDGIATGWRLGTVHPLLRAWGRAQPVAVTHLLPPHLWFRTGLDVYRVRIRSPRPWAANSAWSWAEREAPGEPGDAGAPDAEAEAAAPVVVPVLALSERWAGVLLRLVSGAGPAWLDLAAVQAREWKSRPDAARALPWAQDVPDPHSPVPAAERVSDFRAAASPTAFTLATRLAAAPLSLPVVRALVAATPDAGPVHVSELLMSGLVRPVPARGDGPTDVVFDFAPDVREELLALGRRSATARVLYDVRGLLAGDEATRSPLPAPDEPLDTLAMPGVDSRNIVFLRVELTALRALSGRYDQRAAMLAKVLSWHDRRYAVSLEKFTLEKTRRTSTGSAPPASAFDADGPAAGPESRTVSEGASSMPTPPQETAEEERTAQPRVWGNLPPRNPNFTGRDELLELLDQRLREGTTTVLPEAIHGMGGVGKTQLAIEYAYRHQSEFDIVWWIPSERPGQIGQALVELAQRLGLVTTTEANIAGPAVREALREGRPYSRWLLIFDNADNPEQVRHYFPQGGHGTILVTSRNRRWGQVGGSLEVDVFTREESKELLRRSGPPLREEEADALAEALGDLPLALEQAAAWRAETGMPASEYLRLFENKRMELLEVAPPPDYQLPVAAAWNVSLDHLETRSPAALRLLQLCSYFAPDPISRSIFSGLGNSSIFPELDAALNDPMRLARAIREVNRYSLARIDHRTNSIEMHRLVQLVLNNRMSPEEQARMRHGAHTLLAAADPKAPMEPTSWPRYAELYSHVIAAGAIKSDQPWVRQLVRNIAQYLYWWGDHDVSLDFSEQAWKSWLDIFGEEDQQTLLMGQWLCFMYWVVGRFDDSARLVSHLREVYERTAPADGEDHREDALDALQLEAAVRRVEGRFATGAELDRIAYDRAHRAFGEDDPTTLNVAHNLCVSLRLVGDFKGALELDVRTLSLKMRLYGREDRRTLHSENHVAIDTRETGDYIGARALQESVLSACQDVFGRDNPTTVEAKRQLSEAYRKAGDHARSLELATEAHGQFTRRYGETHPQSLASALALSIALRQNGDLQAARTRGVKACEGYRQIYDPHHPHVLSADIDLAVTLRLLGGPEEARRLDEAALASLTDRLGAGHPLPLVCAINLASDLAAVGRHEEARRRGEEALALCRESFGEDHPTTLACAANLSLDLRATGAQAECAALREDTLTRMERVLDAPRLQTESGTRHPATVQFRERERANCDIDPLPL is encoded by the coding sequence ATGCACGATGACGACGAACAGCGGCCGGCCAAGGCCGCGCGGGCCCGCCGGGAGGCCGCCCGGACCCTGAGCCGGCTCGGCCGGCCGGACGGGCCGCATCCCGTGGAGGCGGTGCTCGTCGTCGACGCGCATCCCACGATGCGGGTGTGGGACGGCGCCGTCCAGGGCGATCTGGTCGGAGAGCTGGAGCGGTCCGGGCGGTTCACCCGGGTGCGGGTGGTACGGCTGCTGGGCACGGACGAGACGGACCCGGCGCAGGTGCGCCCCGAGGAGCCGCTGGGCGCGCCGGACGCGGGCGCCCGCCGGGTGGTCCTGGTACTGACCGACGGCATCGCCACCGGCTGGCGCCTGGGCACCGTGCATCCGCTGCTGCGCGCATGGGGGCGCGCGCAGCCGGTCGCCGTGACCCATCTGCTCCCCCCGCACCTTTGGTTCCGCACCGGGCTCGACGTGTACCGGGTGCGCATCCGCTCCCCGCGCCCCTGGGCGGCCAACAGCGCCTGGAGCTGGGCCGAGCGCGAGGCTCCCGGCGAGCCGGGGGACGCCGGGGCGCCGGACGCGGAGGCGGAGGCGGCCGCGCCCGTCGTCGTACCGGTGCTGGCGCTGTCCGAGCGATGGGCGGGCGTGCTGCTCCGGCTGGTGTCCGGCGCCGGACCCGCGTGGCTGGATCTGGCCGCCGTACAGGCGCGGGAGTGGAAGAGCAGGCCCGACGCGGCGCGGGCGCTGCCCTGGGCACAGGACGTGCCCGACCCGCACAGTCCGGTGCCCGCCGCCGAACGCGTCTCCGATTTCCGGGCCGCGGCCAGCCCCACGGCGTTCACCCTGGCGACCCGGCTGGCCGCCGCGCCGCTGAGCCTGCCCGTCGTCCGGGCCCTGGTCGCCGCCACCCCGGACGCGGGCCCGGTGCACGTCTCCGAGCTGCTGATGAGCGGTCTGGTACGGCCCGTACCGGCGCGCGGTGACGGCCCGACGGACGTGGTCTTCGACTTCGCGCCCGATGTCCGCGAGGAACTGCTGGCGCTGGGCCGCCGCAGCGCGACCGCGCGGGTGCTCTACGACGTCCGGGGGTTATTGGCCGGGGACGAGGCGACCCGTTCCCCGCTGCCCGCTCCCGACGAACCGCTGGACACGCTGGCGATGCCCGGCGTCGACAGCCGCAACATCGTCTTCCTCCGGGTGGAGCTGACCGCGCTGCGCGCCCTGTCGGGGCGGTACGACCAGCGCGCCGCGATGCTGGCCAAGGTGCTGAGCTGGCACGATCGGCGCTACGCGGTCAGCCTGGAGAAGTTCACCCTGGAGAAGACGCGCCGCACATCCACGGGATCCGCGCCGCCCGCCTCGGCCTTCGACGCGGACGGGCCCGCCGCCGGGCCGGAATCCCGGACCGTTTCCGAAGGAGCCTCATCGATGCCGACACCGCCTCAGGAAACCGCGGAGGAAGAGCGCACCGCGCAGCCGCGCGTCTGGGGGAACCTGCCGCCGCGCAACCCCAACTTCACCGGGCGCGACGAACTGCTGGAGCTGCTCGACCAGCGGCTGCGGGAGGGCACCACCACGGTGCTGCCGGAGGCGATCCACGGGATGGGCGGCGTCGGCAAGACCCAGCTCGCCATCGAGTACGCCTACCGGCACCAGTCCGAGTTCGACATCGTGTGGTGGATTCCCTCCGAGCGGCCCGGTCAGATCGGCCAGGCGCTGGTGGAACTGGCCCAGCGGCTGGGTCTGGTGACCACCACCGAGGCCAATATCGCGGGTCCGGCGGTGCGGGAGGCGCTGCGGGAGGGCCGGCCGTACTCGCGCTGGCTGCTCATCTTCGACAACGCGGACAACCCCGAACAGGTGCGCCACTACTTCCCGCAGGGCGGCCACGGCACCATCCTCGTCACCTCCCGCAACCGCCGCTGGGGGCAGGTGGGCGGCTCCCTCGAGGTGGACGTGTTCACCCGCGAGGAGAGCAAGGAGCTGCTGCGCCGCTCGGGCCCGCCGCTGCGCGAGGAGGAGGCCGACGCGCTGGCCGAGGCGCTGGGCGATCTACCGCTGGCCCTCGAACAGGCCGCCGCCTGGCGGGCCGAGACCGGGATGCCGGCGTCCGAGTACCTGCGGCTGTTCGAGAACAAGCGCATGGAACTGCTGGAGGTGGCCCCGCCGCCGGACTACCAGCTGCCCGTCGCCGCCGCCTGGAACGTCTCCCTCGACCACCTGGAGACCCGCAGCCCCGCCGCCCTGCGGCTGCTCCAGCTGTGCTCGTACTTCGCGCCCGACCCGATCTCCCGCTCGATCTTCTCCGGCCTCGGCAACAGCAGCATCTTCCCCGAGCTGGACGCCGCCCTGAACGACCCGATGCGGCTCGCCCGCGCCATAAGAGAGGTCAACCGGTACTCGCTGGCGCGGATCGACCACCGTACGAACTCCATCGAGATGCACCGCCTGGTGCAACTGGTCCTCAACAACCGCATGTCGCCCGAGGAACAGGCGCGGATGCGGCACGGCGCGCACACACTGCTGGCCGCGGCGGACCCCAAGGCGCCGATGGAGCCGACGAGTTGGCCCCGGTACGCGGAGCTGTACAGCCATGTCATCGCCGCGGGCGCGATCAAGTCCGACCAGCCCTGGGTACGGCAGTTGGTGCGCAACATCGCCCAGTACCTGTACTGGTGGGGTGACCACGACGTGTCGCTCGACTTCTCCGAGCAGGCGTGGAAGTCCTGGCTGGACATCTTCGGCGAGGAGGACCAGCAGACCCTCCTGATGGGGCAGTGGCTCTGCTTCATGTACTGGGTGGTGGGCCGGTTCGACGACTCGGCCCGGCTGGTCAGCCACCTGAGGGAGGTCTACGAGCGCACCGCCCCGGCGGACGGCGAGGACCATCGCGAGGACGCGCTGGACGCACTCCAGCTGGAGGCCGCCGTACGGCGCGTGGAGGGCAGGTTCGCCACCGGCGCCGAGCTGGACCGGATCGCGTACGACCGGGCGCACCGGGCCTTCGGCGAGGACGACCCCACGACGCTCAACGTCGCGCACAACCTCTGCGTGAGCCTGCGTCTGGTGGGTGACTTCAAGGGGGCGCTCGAACTCGACGTGCGGACCCTGAGCCTGAAGATGCGCTTGTACGGCCGCGAGGACCGGCGGACCCTGCACTCCGAGAACCACGTCGCCATCGACACCCGCGAGACGGGGGACTACATCGGGGCGCGTGCCCTCCAGGAGTCCGTGCTCAGCGCCTGTCAGGACGTGTTCGGCCGCGACAACCCCACCACGGTCGAGGCCAAGCGCCAGCTCAGTGAGGCGTACCGCAAGGCGGGCGACCACGCGCGTTCGCTGGAGCTGGCCACCGAGGCACACGGCCAGTTCACCCGCCGCTACGGCGAGACCCATCCGCAGTCGCTGGCCTCCGCGCTGGCCCTGTCGATCGCGCTGCGGCAGAACGGCGATCTCCAGGCGGCGCGGACGCGCGGGGTGAAGGCGTGCGAGGGGTACCGGCAGATCTACGACCCGCACCACCCGCACGTCCTGTCCGCGGACATCGACCTCGCCGTCACCCTGCGCCTGCTCGGCGGACCCGAGGAGGCACGGCGGCTGGACGAGGCGGCGCTCGCCTCGCTGACCGACCGGCTCGGCGCGGGGCACCCCCTGCCGCTCGTCTGCGCCATCAACCTGGCCAGCGATCTGGCCGCCGTGGGCCGGCACGAGGAGGCGCGGCGGCGCGGCGAGGAGGCGCTGGCCCTGTGCCGGGAGTCCTTCGGCGAGGACCACCCGACCACGCTCGCCTGTGCCGCCAACCTGTCCCTCGACCTGCGCGCGACCGGTGCCCAGGCCGAGTGCGCGGCGCTGCGCGAGGACACCCTGACCCGTATGGAGCGCGTCCTGGACGCCCCGCGCCTCCAGACGGAGTCGGGGACCCGGCACCCGGCGACCGTGCAGTTCAGGGAGCGGGAGCGGGCCAACTGCGACATCGATCCGCTGCCGTTGTGA